Proteins encoded within one genomic window of Manis pentadactyla isolate mManPen7 chromosome 4, mManPen7.hap1, whole genome shotgun sequence:
- the TNFRSF18 gene encoding tumor necrosis factor receptor superfamily member 18 isoform X2, with product MRTRGAQLTLRGVALLCALGLGQSCSGAPLCGPGLLLLGTGTDARCCRSCASAEVCPEQSCVCVRPEYHCGDPQCQVCKHHPCPPGQGVRPQGKFSFGFECVDCATGTFSEGHEGRCKPWADCSRFGFPTMFPGNRTHNAVCSPGLTPAEPRGLLAVVLLTMVACVLVLTATQLGLHIWQLKRPQAWPPGQLSPGVGAPAPSLPADCSPSAEVQLLPEAPPAAEDACSCQFPEEERGERLSEDKGRRGHLWA from the exons ATGCGGACGAGGGGCGCGCAGCTGACTCTGCGTGGCGTCGCCCTGCTGTGCGCCCTCGGCCTGGGCCAGAGCTGCTCCGGGGCTCCGCTCTGCGGCCCCGGCCTCCTCCTGCTCGGGACGGGCACGGATGCGCGCTGCTGCCGCTCGTGCGCCTCGG CCGAAGTCTGTCCTGAGCAGAGCTGCGTGTGTGTGCGACCCGAGTACCACTGTGGAGACCCGCAGTGCCAGGTCTGCAAGCACCACCCATGCCCACCTGGCCAGGGGGTTCGGCCTCAAG GGAAGTTCAGTTTCGGCTTCGAGTGTGTGGACTGTGCCACAGGGACCTTCTCTGAGGGCCACGAAGGCCGCTGCAAACCTTGGGCAGA CTGCTCCCGCTTTGGGTTCCCCACCATGTTCCCTGGGAACAGGACGCACAATGCCGTGTGCAGCCCGGGGCTGACGCCCGCCGAGCCTCGCGGCCTGCTGGCCGTCGTGCTGCTCACCATGGTGGCCTGCGTCCTGGTTCTGACCGCCACCCAGCTTGGCCTGCACATCTGGCAGCTGAAGAGGCCGCAAGCATGGCCTCCAGGTCAGTtgagccctggggtgggggcgCCGGCCCCCAGCCTGCCTGCTGACTGCAGCCCCTCCGCAGAGGTCCAGCTGCTCCCGGAGGCACCGCCGGCGGCCGAGGACGCCTGCAGCTGCCAGTTCCCTGAGGAAGAGCGAGGGGAGCGACTGTCAGAGGACAAGGGCCGGCGGGGGCACCTGTGGGCGTGA
- the TNFRSF18 gene encoding tumor necrosis factor receptor superfamily member 18 isoform X3: MRTRGAQLTLRGVALLCALGLGQSCSGAPLCGPGLLLLGTGTDARCCRSCASAEVCPEQSCVCVRPEYHCGDPQCQVCKHHPCPPGQGVRPQGKFSFGFECVDCATGTFSEGHEGRCKPWAETHNAVCSPGLTPAEPRGLLAVVLLTMVACVLVLTATQLGLHIWQLKRPQAWPPGQLSPGVGAPAPSLPADCSPSAEVQLLPEAPPAAEDACSCQFPEEERGERLSEDKGRRGHLWA; the protein is encoded by the exons ATGCGGACGAGGGGCGCGCAGCTGACTCTGCGTGGCGTCGCCCTGCTGTGCGCCCTCGGCCTGGGCCAGAGCTGCTCCGGGGCTCCGCTCTGCGGCCCCGGCCTCCTCCTGCTCGGGACGGGCACGGATGCGCGCTGCTGCCGCTCGTGCGCCTCGG CCGAAGTCTGTCCTGAGCAGAGCTGCGTGTGTGTGCGACCCGAGTACCACTGTGGAGACCCGCAGTGCCAGGTCTGCAAGCACCACCCATGCCCACCTGGCCAGGGGGTTCGGCCTCAAG GGAAGTTCAGTTTCGGCTTCGAGTGTGTGGACTGTGCCACAGGGACCTTCTCTGAGGGCCACGAAGGCCGCTGCAAACCTTGGGCAGA GACGCACAATGCCGTGTGCAGCCCGGGGCTGACGCCCGCCGAGCCTCGCGGCCTGCTGGCCGTCGTGCTGCTCACCATGGTGGCCTGCGTCCTGGTTCTGACCGCCACCCAGCTTGGCCTGCACATCTGGCAGCTGAAGAGGCCGCAAGCATGGCCTCCAGGTCAGTtgagccctggggtgggggcgCCGGCCCCCAGCCTGCCTGCTGACTGCAGCCCCTCCGCAGAGGTCCAGCTGCTCCCGGAGGCACCGCCGGCGGCCGAGGACGCCTGCAGCTGCCAGTTCCCTGAGGAAGAGCGAGGGGAGCGACTGTCAGAGGACAAGGGCCGGCGGGGGCACCTGTGGGCGTGA
- the TNFRSF18 gene encoding tumor necrosis factor receptor superfamily member 18 isoform X1, which translates to MRTRGAQLTLRGVALLCALGLGQSCSGAPLCGPGLLLLGTGTDARCCRSCASAEVCPEQSCVCVRPEYHCGDPQCQVCKHHPCPPGQGVRPQGPSLASCPQPSGPSVRPDLVLPHCHLLPAPPEPPACSRRPLRSPPLPSATLLLSCPHPPSASVQGASAQPRHPQTPALGGAHRALVHPRSRSWGIRDLCQADEVCVVILRRAWAPDGPHCTPSHPAACLPVCLQGSSVSASSVWTVPQGPSLRATKAAANLGQTAPALGSPPCSLGTGRTMPCAARG; encoded by the exons ATGCGGACGAGGGGCGCGCAGCTGACTCTGCGTGGCGTCGCCCTGCTGTGCGCCCTCGGCCTGGGCCAGAGCTGCTCCGGGGCTCCGCTCTGCGGCCCCGGCCTCCTCCTGCTCGGGACGGGCACGGATGCGCGCTGCTGCCGCTCGTGCGCCTCGG CCGAAGTCTGTCCTGAGCAGAGCTGCGTGTGTGTGCGACCCGAGTACCACTGTGGAGACCCGCAGTGCCAGGTCTGCAAGCACCACCCATGCCCACCTGGCCAGGGGGTTCGGCCTCAAG GACCCTCACTGGCCTCCTGCCCTCAGCCCAGTGGACCAAGTGTAAGGCCCGACCTGGTCTTGCCCCACTGCCACCTGCTCCCGGCACCCCCAGAACCTCCAGCCTGCAGCAGGCGGCCTCTccgctcccctcccctcccctctgccacactcctgctctcctgcccccaccccccatccgCATCTGTCCAGGGAGCCTCCGCTCAACCCAGGCACCCGCAGACGCCAGCCCTAGGCGGGGCCCACAGGGCGCTGGTGCACCCCAGGTCCAGGTCCTGGGGCATCAGAGACCTCTGTCAAGCGGATGAGGTGTGTGTGGTCATTCTCCGGCGGGCCTGGGCCCCAGATGGCCCCCACTGCACCCCCAGCCACCCCGCAGcctgtctgcctgtctgtctccAGGGAAGTTCAGTTTCGGCTTCGAGTGTGTGGACTGTGCCACAGGGACCTTCTCTGAGGGCCACGAAGGCCGCTGCAAACCTTGGGCAGA CTGCTCCCGCTTTGGGTTCCCCACCATGTTCCCTGGGAACAGGACGCACAATGCCGTGTGCAGCCCGGGGCTGA
- the TNFRSF18 gene encoding tumor necrosis factor receptor superfamily member 18 isoform X4: MRTRGAQLTLRGVALLCALGLGQSCSGAPLCGPGLLLLGTGTDARCCRSCASAEVCPEQSCVCVRPEYHCGDPQCQVCKHHPCPPGQGVRPQGKFSFGFECVDCATGTFSEGHEGRCKPWADCSRFGFPTMFPGNRTHNAVCSPGLTPAEPRGLLAVVLLTMVACVLVLTATQLGLHIWQLKRPQAWPPEVQLLPEAPPAAEDACSCQFPEEERGERLSEDKGRRGHLWA; this comes from the exons ATGCGGACGAGGGGCGCGCAGCTGACTCTGCGTGGCGTCGCCCTGCTGTGCGCCCTCGGCCTGGGCCAGAGCTGCTCCGGGGCTCCGCTCTGCGGCCCCGGCCTCCTCCTGCTCGGGACGGGCACGGATGCGCGCTGCTGCCGCTCGTGCGCCTCGG CCGAAGTCTGTCCTGAGCAGAGCTGCGTGTGTGTGCGACCCGAGTACCACTGTGGAGACCCGCAGTGCCAGGTCTGCAAGCACCACCCATGCCCACCTGGCCAGGGGGTTCGGCCTCAAG GGAAGTTCAGTTTCGGCTTCGAGTGTGTGGACTGTGCCACAGGGACCTTCTCTGAGGGCCACGAAGGCCGCTGCAAACCTTGGGCAGA CTGCTCCCGCTTTGGGTTCCCCACCATGTTCCCTGGGAACAGGACGCACAATGCCGTGTGCAGCCCGGGGCTGACGCCCGCCGAGCCTCGCGGCCTGCTGGCCGTCGTGCTGCTCACCATGGTGGCCTGCGTCCTGGTTCTGACCGCCACCCAGCTTGGCCTGCACATCTGGCAGCTGAAGAGGCCGCAAGCATGGCCTCCAG AGGTCCAGCTGCTCCCGGAGGCACCGCCGGCGGCCGAGGACGCCTGCAGCTGCCAGTTCCCTGAGGAAGAGCGAGGGGAGCGACTGTCAGAGGACAAGGGCCGGCGGGGGCACCTGTGGGCGTGA